The Nitrospira sp. sequence AGGTTTCACCATGAGCCCAGATCTCCATCACGTGCCGCTCGTTGGAAGCACCAACACCACAGCAACCGAAGCCCATAAGTGGAACCCCTTATGGGCTGATCCAATGGGACGCCTGATCTCAAGCTACGCAGCCTTCAACGGAAAGGTAGTCACCAAACCTTTTTCACCTGAAGCACCCGTCGATGCTGAACTCATTGATGCCCATGAACAACTACGACAGCAGATCTTAGGCCAGTTTTACCCCTGCACCGGCGCAATCTCGGCATTCAGCCAAAAGAGCTATCGTTTCGGGCTATACCCAGAACTGGCTTGTGACAGCAGCACCCGTGCCGTTTGCCATGACCTATACAATTTCGCCCATGAATTCCCAGTGGTGGATGACCATTTTATTACCTTCATTGCGATGTTCCGTGGGCCGGTAATCCAATCAGAACAACACTTCGAAGAGCTATTGTGGAAACAGCTTCAAGGCA is a genomic window containing:
- a CDS encoding YqcI/YcgG family protein, encoding MSPDLHHVPLVGSTNTTATEAHKWNPLWADPMGRLISSYAAFNGKVVTKPFSPEAPVDAELIDAHEQLRQQILGQFYPCTGAISAFSQKSYRFGLYPELACDSSTRAVCHDLYNFAHEFPVVDDHFITFIAMFRGPVIQSEQHFEELLWKQLQGMHSLDSNFFTWDKSVDSDPQSHHFSFSIGGRAMYVIGMHPKSSRLARTRPYPTMVFNLHEQFDRLRAREKFETMKQTIRGREMTFQGSINPMLTSFGENSEARQYSGRAVPAEWSCPFHARKTDAT